The Eurosta solidaginis isolate ZX-2024a chromosome 4, ASM4086904v1, whole genome shotgun sequence genome includes a window with the following:
- the mei-38 gene encoding targeting protein for Xklp2 homolog isoform X1 has translation MPENPTDKFNWDDIDVGNHVLNHSQQFFAKKHFEHERMDDSVVGMDLLKELDAITFDDKENANFVNTPRSKKSPLKQIQTLMTSNEGNKPEDEKYIKGQRINPVNAKNVQHHSDEEIVDQKTSPAKELQPSAASPINFSDSLIARNRARINPGGNKKISPPKSPLQDTEPATSNAVMLSESLITRNKARINPGVKKEKCATTTTAKILAANAIQTGTITKLTSPQAQPAAPHAYECKNLYKRRKEELLQKQLDEERKKREFHSRPVPNFSACHKSLQMKKVVHAVTMPVTPLVLKKSLETEEKRKQKLEELKKLHPPRFEPRPPTVVYEEPFVPKKMPTVLVPCPFNLRSERRLQERKLYDAAMQRANEEKQKQVEIEEEERRKREEIRIKELRKLTKFKARPNPFK, from the exons ATGCCTGAAAACCCAACAGATAAATTTAATTGGGATGACATTGATGTTGGCAATCACGTGCTGAATCACTCGCAGCAATTTTTTG CAAAGAAACATTTCGAGCACGAACGCATGGACGATTCGGTAGTAGGAAtggatttgttaaaagaactAG ATGCTATCACATTCGATGATAAAGAGAACGCCAACTTCGTAAATACACCAAGATCAAAGAAATCACCATTGAAGCAAATACAAACGCTCATGACATCAAACGAAGGCAATAAGCCAGAAgacgaaaaatatataaaaggcCAAAGAATAAATCCTGTTAATGCGAAAAATGTTCAACATCATTCCGATGAAGAAATTGTGGATCAAAAAACTTCACCAGCAAAAGAATTACAACCATCCGCAGCAAGTCCCATAAATTTTTCAGATTCCCTGATTGCACGAAATCGAGCACGCATAAACCCCGGTGGCAACAAGAAAATCTCGCCTCCCAAATCACCCTTACAAGATACCGAACCCGCCACATCGAATGCTGTAATGCTCTCAGAGTCGCTCATTACACGTAACAAAGCACGCATCAATCCCGGTGTGAAAAAAGAGAAATGTGCAACGacgacaacagcaaaaattctTGCTGCTAATGCTATCCAAACAGGCACCATTACAAAACTAACATCGCCGCAGGCGCAACCAGCAGCACCTCATGCCTATGAATGCAAAAATTTGTACAAACGCCGAAAAGAGGAACTATTGCAGAAACAATTAGACGAAGAGCGTAAAAAGCGCGAGTTTCATAGTAGGCCAGTGCCAAATTTTAGCGCTTGCCATAAATCGCTGCAAATGAAAAAGGTCGTACATGCTGTTACTATGCCAGTAACACCCTTagttttgaaaaaatcacttgaAACTGAAGAAAAACGAAAGCAAAAG TTAGAAGAATTAAAGAAACTGCATCCACCACGGTTTGAGCCACGGCCACCAACCGTAGTATATGAAGAACCTTTTGTGCCCAAAAAGATGCCAACAGTTTTAGTACCATGTCCATTCAACCTTCGTTCAGAGCGCAGGCTTCAAGAACGGAAATTATATGATGCAGCTATGCAACGTGCTAACGAGGAAAAACAGAAACAGGTAGAAATT
- the mei-38 gene encoding targeting protein for Xklp2 homolog isoform X2 — MPENPTDKFNWDDIDVGNHVLNHSQQFFAKKHFEHERMDDSVVGMDLLKELDAITFDDKENANFVNTPRSKKSPLKQIQTLMTSNEGNKPEDEKYIKGQRINPVNAKNVQHHSDEEIVDQKTSPAKELQPSAASPINFSDSLIARNRARINPGGNKKISPPKSPLQDTEPATSNAVMLSESLITRNKARINPGVKKEKCATTTTAKILAANAIQTGTITKLTSPQAQPAAPHAYECKNLYKRRKEELLQKQLDEERKKREFHSRPVPNFSACHKSLQMKKVVHAVTMPVTPLVLKKSLETEEKRKQKLEELKKLHPPRFEPRPPTVVYEEPFVPKKMPTVLVPCPFNLRSERRLQERKLYDAAMQRANEEKQKQEEEERRKREEIRIKELRKLTKFKARPNPFK; from the exons ATGCCTGAAAACCCAACAGATAAATTTAATTGGGATGACATTGATGTTGGCAATCACGTGCTGAATCACTCGCAGCAATTTTTTG CAAAGAAACATTTCGAGCACGAACGCATGGACGATTCGGTAGTAGGAAtggatttgttaaaagaactAG ATGCTATCACATTCGATGATAAAGAGAACGCCAACTTCGTAAATACACCAAGATCAAAGAAATCACCATTGAAGCAAATACAAACGCTCATGACATCAAACGAAGGCAATAAGCCAGAAgacgaaaaatatataaaaggcCAAAGAATAAATCCTGTTAATGCGAAAAATGTTCAACATCATTCCGATGAAGAAATTGTGGATCAAAAAACTTCACCAGCAAAAGAATTACAACCATCCGCAGCAAGTCCCATAAATTTTTCAGATTCCCTGATTGCACGAAATCGAGCACGCATAAACCCCGGTGGCAACAAGAAAATCTCGCCTCCCAAATCACCCTTACAAGATACCGAACCCGCCACATCGAATGCTGTAATGCTCTCAGAGTCGCTCATTACACGTAACAAAGCACGCATCAATCCCGGTGTGAAAAAAGAGAAATGTGCAACGacgacaacagcaaaaattctTGCTGCTAATGCTATCCAAACAGGCACCATTACAAAACTAACATCGCCGCAGGCGCAACCAGCAGCACCTCATGCCTATGAATGCAAAAATTTGTACAAACGCCGAAAAGAGGAACTATTGCAGAAACAATTAGACGAAGAGCGTAAAAAGCGCGAGTTTCATAGTAGGCCAGTGCCAAATTTTAGCGCTTGCCATAAATCGCTGCAAATGAAAAAGGTCGTACATGCTGTTACTATGCCAGTAACACCCTTagttttgaaaaaatcacttgaAACTGAAGAAAAACGAAAGCAAAAG TTAGAAGAATTAAAGAAACTGCATCCACCACGGTTTGAGCCACGGCCACCAACCGTAGTATATGAAGAACCTTTTGTGCCCAAAAAGATGCCAACAGTTTTAGTACCATGTCCATTCAACCTTCGTTCAGAGCGCAGGCTTCAAGAACGGAAATTATATGATGCAGCTATGCAACGTGCTAACGAGGAAAAACAGAAACAG